The segment CCCTCGCCCTCGGCGACGACGCCGCCCGCGGCCTCGGCGTCCCCGTCCGGGCCACCCGGCTCACCGCCGTGGTGCTCGCCGCCCTGCTCTCCACGGCCGCCGTCACCCTCGCCGGACCCATCGGCTTCGTCGGCCTGTGCGCGCCCGCGCTCGTCCGGCCGCTCGCCCGGCGCTTCCGCGGCTTCACCCGCACCCGGGGCAGCCTGCCCCTCGCGGGCCTCACCGGCGCGGCCCTGGTCCTCGGCTCCGACGTGGTCCTGCGCGTCCTCGTCCCCTCGGACGTGGCCGTCGCCGTCCCGACCGGAGTCGTCACGAGCCTCGTCGGCGCGCTCTTCCTCGTCGTCATGGCCACCCGGACCCGGGACACGGCGGCGGCCGCCGAGACGGACCGGCTGCGGATCCGCAGCCGGGGCGTCTTCCTCACCACCACCGCCGTCCTGGTCGTCGTCCTCGTCGGCGTGGTGATCGCGGCCCTCCTCCTCGGCGACGCCAAGCTGTTGCTCGGCGACGTCCTGAACTGGGCGCAGGGACGGGCCGGCCGGACCACCGCCTTCGTCCTCGACACACGCGTGCCCCGCGTCCTCGCCGCCCTGCTCGCGGGCGCCGCCCTCGCACTGGCCGGCACCCTCGTCCAGGCCGTGACCCGCAACCCGCTCGCCGAACCAGGCATCCTGGGCGTCTCCGGCGGAGCCGCGCTGGGCGCGGTCCTCCTGGTCACGACCGTGCCGATGGTGGGGTCGTGGGGTGTGGCGGGCGCCGCCTTCGCGGGTGCCGCCGCGAGCTCCGTCCTCGTCTTCGGCCTCGCCGCGAAGGACGGCTTCCGGCAGAACCGGCTCGTCCTCGTCGGCTTCGGCGTCGCGACCGGCGCATCGGCCCTGATCAGCCTGCTCATCATCCTCACCGACCCGTTCAACGCGATCAAGGCGCTGACCTGGCTCTCGGGCTCCACCTACGGGCGGACGCTGCCCGACGTCGTCCCCCTCGCGGCGGTCCTCGCCGTGGGCGTGGTCGTCGCAGCTGCGCGGCGCACCGAACTCGACCTGGTGTCGCTCGACGAGGACACCCCGCGCCTCCTCGGCCTGAACCTGGGCCGCGGCCGCCTCGGCTTCCTCGCCCTCGCCGTCCTCCTCAGCGCCACCGCCGTCGCCGCCGCCGGCACGATCGGCTTCGTGGGCCTCGTCGCACCCCACGCGGCCCGCGCCCTGGTCGGCCGACAGCACGCGCGCGTGGTGCCGGTCGCCGTCCTCATCGGCGCCGTCCTCGTCTGCGTCGCCGACCTCGTCGGCCGTACGGTGATCGCCCCGGCCCAGCTCGGCGCGGGCCTGATGACGGCGGTGATCGGCACGCCGTACTTCCTCTACCTCCTGGTACGGAGCCGCCGCGGCTAGTGCCCGTCAGGAGTGGCACGAGGCCCGGCCGGAGGGTGGACGACCTAGGGGTGTCTTGCCGATCAGGCCGGGCTCGCCGATCCGGCCCGATCGACAAGACACCGCCTAAGCTGCCCTCCGGCACATGCCTCGACCCAGGAGCGCGCACCATGACCGACCGCGACCGGCAGTACCCGTACCCCGACGCCCTCCGGCCGGACGCGGCACCGGCCCCGCACGAGTTCCTCGCGCCGGTGACCGGGCTGCTCGGCACCTGGGTCGGCACGGGCCGGGGCGGGTACCCGACGCTCGCCGAGGAGTTCACGTACGCGCAGGAGGTCACCTTCAGCCACGACGGCCGACCCTTCCTCCACTACGAGGCGCGCGCCTGGCTGATCGACGCCGACGGCACCCCACTGCGACCGGCGGCGCGCGAGAGCGGCTGGTGGCGCCTCAAGCCCGAGGGACAGGTGGAGGCACTGATCACCCAGCCCACCGGCATCGCGGAGATCATGGTCGGCCGGGCGGCGGACGGCACGATCGACCTCACCACCCACACGGTCGCCCTCGCCCCCACGGCCAAGGACGTCGAGGCCACCCGCCGCCGCTACACCCTCACGGACGCGGACACCCTGGACTTCGTCCACGACCTGGCGGCGGTGGGCCGGCCGCTGCAACACCATCTGTCGGCACAGCTGCGACGCGAGGACGGGAAGTAGACCCATGGGGAACCTGAACGACGACGACCCCTACCTGTGGCTCGAGGACGTCTCCGGAGAGGCCGCGCTGGCCTGGGTGGCCGAGCGGAACGCGGAGACCGCGGGGGCGCTGGCCGGGGACGACGACTTCGGGGCCCTGAAGGCGCGGCTGCGGGAGGTGCTCGACGCCTCCGACCGGATTCCCTACACCGTGCGCCGCGGGGAGTACCTGTACAACTTCTGGCGGGACGCCGAGCACGTGCGCGGGGTGTGGCGGCGCACGACCCTGGAGCGGTACCGCGAGGACGCCCCCGAGTGGGACGTGCTGCTCGACGTCGACGCGCTGGCCGCCGCCGAGGACGAGAAGTGGGTCTGGGACGGGGCACGCGTACGGCGCCCGGACTACGACCGGGCCCTGGTGCGGCTCTCCCGTGACGGCGGGGACGCCGTCGTCGTGCGCGAATTCGACCTCGGCACACGGGAGTTCGTCGACGACGGCTTCCGGCTGCCCGAGGCGAAGACGCGGATCGGCTGGGTCGACGACGACACCGTCCTCGTCGGTACGGACCTGGGCCCGGGCTCGCTGACCGACTCCGGCTATCCGCGCACCGTCCGCAGATGGCGCCGCGGGACACCCGTCGAGGACTCCGAGCTCGTCTACCAGGCCGAGCCGGGCGACGTGGCCGCCTGGGGATACCGGGACACCACGCCCGGCTTCGAGCGCGAGTTCGTCGGCCGCTCCCTGGACTTCTTCAGGAGCGAGACGTACCTCCTGCGCCCCGACGGCACCCGCGTACGCGTCGACGTGCCCGACGACGCGAGCGCCTACGCCCATCGGCGCCACCTGACCGTCACCCTCAAGTCCGAGTGGCTCGGGCAGCCGACGGGATCGCTGCTCGCCTTCGACTTCGACGCCTTCCTGGCGGGCGACCGCACCCCGGAGGTGCTGTTCACCCCCGATCCGCGGACCGCACTCGCCGGGCACACCTGGACCCGCAACCACCTCATCCTGGAGACGATGCGGGACGTCAGCACCCACATCGAGGTCCTCACCCCCGCTCCCGACGGCGGCGGTTGGACGCGCGAGCCGCTCGTCGGCGTCCCGGCCCTGTCCGCCGTCAGCGTCGTCGACACCGACCCCGACGTGTCCGACGAGTACTTCCTCGACGTCTCCGGGTTCCTGCAGCCGTCCACCCTCCACCACGGGCGGATCGGCGCCTGCTCGGAGCCGCTCAAGCAGGCCCCGCATCACTTCGACCCCACCGGCCTCACCGTCGACCAGCACTTCGCGACCTCCCTGGACGGCACGAGCGTCCCGTACTTCGTCGTCGGCCCCGACCGCACCGCGGCGCCCGGCCCCGGTCCCACCCTGCTCTACGGCTACGGCGGCTTCGAGGTCTCCCTCACCCCGTTCTACGGCGGAGTGACCGGCCGGGCCTGGCTGGAACGCGGCGGCACCTACGTCATCGCGAACATCCGCGGCGGCGGCGAGTACGGCCCCGACTGGCACCAGGCCGCGCTCGGCGCCGAACGCCCCCGGGCCTTCGAGGACTTCGCCGCAGTCGCCGAGGACCTCGTCGCCCGGGGCATCACCACCCCGGCCATGCTGGGAGCCAAGGGCGGCAGCAACGGCGGGCTCCTCATGGGTGCCATGCTCACCCGCCGCCCCGAGCTCTTCGGCGCGATCGTCGCCCAGGTGCCGCTCCTCGACATGACCCGCTTCCACAAGCTCCTCGCGGGCGCGTCCTGGATCGCCGAGTACGGCGACCCCGACGACGAGGCCGACCGCCCCCACCTGCTTGAACTCTCCCCGTACCACCGGCTCGCGGCGGACCGGGAGTACCCGCCGGTCCTCCTGATGACGTCCACCCGCGACGACCGCGTCCACCCCGGGCACGCCCGCAAGACGGCGGCACGGCTGCGGGAACTCGGCCACCGGGTCCTCTTCCACGAGAACACCGGAGGCGGGCACGCGGGCGCGGGCGACAACGAACAGGCCGCCCACAACAGCGCGCTCGTGCACACCTATCTGTGGCAGCAGCTCACGGGATCGGGATCGGGAGCGGGAGCGGGACGGGGAGAAGGAGTGGAGGCGGGAGCGGAAGCGGAGGCGGGAGCGGGAACCGAGGCGACGGCGATCCCCGGACCGCTCACAGCCACCCCGACCGCTGCGCCTGCAGCGCCATCTGGAACCGGCTCGTAGCCCCGAGCCGGGCCATCAGGACCTGCACCCGGCGGAAGAGCGTACGGCGGCTGACGCCGATCTCCCGGGCGATGACCTCGTCGCTCGCGCCGGCCGCGAGCAGCCGGAGCAGCCGCCGGTCGGCGGGCAGCAGCCCCGCCGGCCGGGCCGAACGGCCGTGGAACGGCAGCGCGTTCTGCCAGGCCTGCTCGAACAGCGCCACGAGCGCGGAGAGCAGGCCGCACGGCTGGACGACCAGCATCGTGTTGTAGACGTCCGTCTCCTTGATCGACAGAGCGACCAGCGCGTACGCGTCGTCGATGATCACGAGCTTCACCGGCACCGACGGCAGGACCCGTGCCTGCTCGCCCGCCTCGATGCACGGCTCGATCGAGTTCTCCAACTGCCCCGGATGCTCAAGGGACTCCCGCGAGTACACGACCCGCTGCGTCACCCCACGCGCGAGCGTGGCCAGCGCGTCGTCCGTGGCGCCGACGAGCGGGAAGTACGGCGGCGAGTCGAACTGCCGGATCTGGTCCCGGGCGCTCGTCCACGCCTGACGCATCCGGAGCCCGATGGCGTCACCGGTGACGACCTCCACCAGCGGGTCGTGGTACCCGGCGAGCCGATGCCGCCGGAACGAGTCGAAGGCGCCTCCCACGGTGATCCGGGACGCGTCGAGCTCGGCCGCCCGGCGCCGCCCGAGGATCTCCAGACCCGCGGCCGGCGGAACCGGCGCCACCACGTCGGAACCCTCCTCGGCGGTGCTCGCCAGACCGCAGTCGACCAGTTCGCGGTACGCCTCCGCCAGCGCCTCGTCCCCGAGCCCGGCCGCGGAACCGATCGAACTCAGCGGCGCGGGACCGCACTCCAGGAGCGTCCGGTAGACCCGGGCGCCCTCCTCTCCGATGCCCAGAAGCCGGAGTGCCTCGCTGAGTTTCTCGTTCGCCATGCACCGATTATCGACGCCTTCGATGCGGGGCCGTCGGTCCCCGCCGTTCGTGTGCCGTGGCGGGCCTGAAGGCCACCGCGTACGGCCGCCGGCAGGGGTCGGCGACCCCGGGGCCGACCGCCTCCCGGCGGGCGCTCACCGCCCTTCCCAGACGTTCGCCAAAACCGCTCTGACCTGGTGTTCTTCTGAAATTCTCTTAGGCTGACGGAGGTCTGGAAGACACCGTCGGAGGGGACTTCATGAGCGACGCCGCGAACATGTACGACGCCGGCCGCATCCACGTGATCGAGGGGCTGGAGGCCATCCGGAGGAGGCCCGGGATGTACGTCGGATCGACCTCGGCACGAGGGCTGCACCAGATGGTCTACGAAGCTCTGAGCCCGGCCGTGCACGCGCTCCTGACCCGCGGTGCGGGCCGCGTCGACGTGACGCTGACGGCCGACGGCGGCGTCCGGGTCGCCGACGACGGGCCCGGCATCCCGTTCGAGAGTGCCGGGGACGCCGCGGCTCCCGGCCTGGAAGCTCGGCTGACACGCCTGTACGCCGGCT is part of the Streptomyces sp. NBC_00250 genome and harbors:
- a CDS encoding FABP family protein, encoding MTDRDRQYPYPDALRPDAAPAPHEFLAPVTGLLGTWVGTGRGGYPTLAEEFTYAQEVTFSHDGRPFLHYEARAWLIDADGTPLRPAARESGWWRLKPEGQVEALITQPTGIAEIMVGRAADGTIDLTTHTVALAPTAKDVEATRRRYTLTDADTLDFVHDLAAVGRPLQHHLSAQLRREDGK
- a CDS encoding prolyl oligopeptidase family serine peptidase, with amino-acid sequence MGNLNDDDPYLWLEDVSGEAALAWVAERNAETAGALAGDDDFGALKARLREVLDASDRIPYTVRRGEYLYNFWRDAEHVRGVWRRTTLERYREDAPEWDVLLDVDALAAAEDEKWVWDGARVRRPDYDRALVRLSRDGGDAVVVREFDLGTREFVDDGFRLPEAKTRIGWVDDDTVLVGTDLGPGSLTDSGYPRTVRRWRRGTPVEDSELVYQAEPGDVAAWGYRDTTPGFEREFVGRSLDFFRSETYLLRPDGTRVRVDVPDDASAYAHRRHLTVTLKSEWLGQPTGSLLAFDFDAFLAGDRTPEVLFTPDPRTALAGHTWTRNHLILETMRDVSTHIEVLTPAPDGGGWTREPLVGVPALSAVSVVDTDPDVSDEYFLDVSGFLQPSTLHHGRIGACSEPLKQAPHHFDPTGLTVDQHFATSLDGTSVPYFVVGPDRTAAPGPGPTLLYGYGGFEVSLTPFYGGVTGRAWLERGGTYVIANIRGGGEYGPDWHQAALGAERPRAFEDFAAVAEDLVARGITTPAMLGAKGGSNGGLLMGAMLTRRPELFGAIVAQVPLLDMTRFHKLLAGASWIAEYGDPDDEADRPHLLELSPYHRLAADREYPPVLLMTSTRDDRVHPGHARKTAARLRELGHRVLFHENTGGGHAGAGDNEQAAHNSALVHTYLWQQLTGSGSGAGAGRGEGVEAGAEAEAGAGTEATAIPGPLTATPTAAPAAPSGTGS
- a CDS encoding iron ABC transporter permease, translating into MAVTATTPATRPPTATSRTGAAPVTAALLLLVVALAVVDITQGTAAVGAPEVWKALTGRADPADASVVVASRLPRMAAGLLVGAVLGMAGAALQAVSRNVLASPDTLSVNAGSYFALGLASVTGVSLPLLASSGLAFVGGLAAAAVVLGLSGLGTGTVRLVLAGSALTLGLTAVTEGLLLLFPQQTDGIYHWNQGSIAQNGFDGVLQMLPVAVVGLVGLLLLARRIDALALGDDAARGLGVPVRATRLTAVVLAALLSTAAVTLAGPIGFVGLCAPALVRPLARRFRGFTRTRGSLPLAGLTGAALVLGSDVVLRVLVPSDVAVAVPTGVVTSLVGALFLVVMATRTRDTAAAAETDRLRIRSRGVFLTTTAVLVVVLVGVVIAALLLGDAKLLLGDVLNWAQGRAGRTTAFVLDTRVPRVLAALLAGAALALAGTLVQAVTRNPLAEPGILGVSGGAALGAVLLVTTVPMVGSWGVAGAAFAGAAASSVLVFGLAAKDGFRQNRLVLVGFGVATGASALISLLIILTDPFNAIKALTWLSGSTYGRTLPDVVPLAAVLAVGVVVAAARRTELDLVSLDEDTPRLLGLNLGRGRLGFLALAVLLSATAVAAAGTIGFVGLVAPHAARALVGRQHARVVPVAVLIGAVLVCVADLVGRTVIAPAQLGAGLMTAVIGTPYFLYLLVRSRRG
- a CDS encoding helix-turn-helix transcriptional regulator, whose protein sequence is MANEKLSEALRLLGIGEEGARVYRTLLECGPAPLSSIGSAAGLGDEALAEAYRELVDCGLASTAEEGSDVVAPVPPAAGLEILGRRRAAELDASRITVGGAFDSFRRHRLAGYHDPLVEVVTGDAIGLRMRQAWTSARDQIRQFDSPPYFPLVGATDDALATLARGVTQRVVYSRESLEHPGQLENSIEPCIEAGEQARVLPSVPVKLVIIDDAYALVALSIKETDVYNTMLVVQPCGLLSALVALFEQAWQNALPFHGRSARPAGLLPADRRLLRLLAAGASDEVIAREIGVSRRTLFRRVQVLMARLGATSRFQMALQAQRSGWL